In one window of Calypte anna isolate BGI_N300 chromosome 1, bCalAnn1_v1.p, whole genome shotgun sequence DNA:
- the IL17REL gene encoding putative interleukin-17 receptor E-like translates to MINIHIQILLIIFFWNSDCQVIPKIEECGLSCSQGIQCKSKPSSDIFNSFCHDAPASLSSMVLKSMKISTVMKCVQGSPCSLHLNVKGTLSLDENIRGLEICSLSLDTQQSQCINVRFARKKSKMLNGKKVQVQFNCIEVSVAEHIYVTMKTVPNYCEVKMSQEYYVEDCRNSDVGKSIPACSAGKFDYNVDRARKIISVNVSNFLRDQDYYVRLCHKWFTCEDTGAFAVIKGKESLKSVSLKYSQLLPCLCIEGWLAIPDARRIQLCPFENDTKALWDNIVYNPVTQTLAWEPACPVRVMVNLCRSLKSNDHCEDIQNSSKNSTEKQVKYSRVDTHPRLCMKFTTKQGSWVKCPFANGEFPAWKMRMAEVAERIQVFFTSQTKAEFSVLVCNKTQLASCETVGIHHSVSVGDSVSITMSQEMCGSTICIQGWRTDVDYSVPLQICDFHCGFRGQTYGDGNPAKAMTHRMKSVHSLH, encoded by the exons gGGATTCAATGTAAAAGCAAGCCTTCCA GTGACATTTTTAACAGCTTCTGTCATGATGCTCCTGCATCTTTATCTTCTATGGTACTGAAAAGCATGAAGATCTCAACAGTGATGAAATGTGTCCAAGGAAGCCCATGCTCTCTTCATTTAAATGTTAAAGGAACTCTGAGTCTGGATG AAAACATCCGTGGGCTGGAAATATGTTCTCTTTCACTGGACACACAGCAATCTCAGTGCATAAATGTGAgatttgcaaggaaaaaaagcaagatgcTTAATGGAAAGAAG GTACAGGTACAATTCAATTGCATTGAAGTCAGTGTAGCAGAACACATCTATGTGACCATGAAAACAGTACCAAATTACTGTGAAGTGAAGATGAGTCAGGAATACTATGTTGAAG attGCAGAAACAGTGATGTGGGAAAATCCATTCCAGCTTGTTCAG ctggaaaGTTTGATTATAATGTAGACAGGGCAAGGAAAATTATATCAGTGAATGTATCCAACTTTCTTCGAGATCAAGACTATTACGTTCGCCTGTGCCACAAATGGTTTACGTGTGAAGACACAGGAGCCTTTGCTGTG ataaaAGGGAAGGAATCTTTAAAATCCGTTTCTCTGAAATATTCTCAGCTACTGCCTTGTCTTTGCATTGAG GGCTGGCTGGCAATTCCAGATGCAAGAAGGATACAACTTTGCCCATTTGAAAACG ATACGAAGGCGCTGTGGGATAATATTGTTTATAACCCAGTGACACAAACCTTGGCTTGGGAGCCAGCCTGTCCTGTGCGTGTCATGGTTAACCTGTGCAGGTCATTGAAGTCTAACGACCACTGTGAAGATATACAGAACTCTTCCAAAAATTCTACTGAGAAA CAGGTTAAATATTCTCGTGTGGACACTCACCCAAGACTCTGCATGAAG tttaCAACCAAACAAGGCTCTTGGGTCAAATGTCCATTTGCTAATGGAGAATTTCCAg cttggaaaatgagaatggctgaggttgcAGAACGAATACAAGTTTTCTTCACATCCCAGACCAAGGCAGAGTTCTCAGTGCTTGTGTGTAACAAGACACAGCTGGCCTCATGTGAAACTGTTGGGATCCACCATTCAGTCTCTGTG gGAGATTCTGTATCAATCACTATGTCACAGGAAATGTGTGGGTCAACGATTTGTATTCAG ggaTGGAGGACAGATGTAGATTATTCAGTTCCACTGCAAATCTGTGATTTCCACTGTG GTTTTCGTGGTCAGACATACGGTGATGGAAACCCAGCAAAGGCCATGACACACAG AATGAAGAGTGTGCATTCCTTGCACTGA